The Stenotrophomonas maltophilia genome includes a region encoding these proteins:
- a CDS encoding translocation/assembly module TamB domain-containing protein: protein MSTPAPTPNTPPPRVRFYRRRRFWAWSGVGVIGLVLLALLAVYWLLQTVAGRDVLLAQVVARLPVGASFTWDKVDGPVAGPLTLYNVDFRYDDIHFHAERAHLEPDLRPLLGRKLLLDKLELTNATLNLAKSDEPFKLPSWPDSLPQIEMPLAIQADAIAIDGFRISQANEPVIDISRVRGGIEIANGEFQAHKLVVDSDMGNFTAQGRYIPAKDYDTDVTVTAVLPAPRGRTAATVGLVARGDLAHMEVAVAGRAPKPLHAMLVFDGRTDPSWSASIRSDELDLALLSPALASSAIAPLALDFTAAGKGGNANLRGKVKQGDQELELAPSVVSLQDQVLKVSPLLVKGLGGEARLEGTADFSQEDQQKLNFSVVAHDLTYVPAPDPNTAGSAPVPVTLKEARFGLAGTLKAWAAIGRADVEREKQKAQLQFDVRGNDQAASIHQLQAQTPGGQLQVEGQVAWAPQLDWDAKATLKDFDPGYFVPGWNGRLSGNLASKGRQLPPPANAPPGTAGTLEATVDLPSLKGILRQRNLDAQGKFALQGAQGQGDLKLSLGSSRVTASGKVGDRLDIDARFEPLQLSDLLPGADGGLRGQVQVKGPRDAPDITADLVGNNLHWDGYGAESVSIKGHLPWRGDSGTLAVQGQQVNAGMLLERLNVDAQGSVSNLRLAAQTRNEMGAIELQGSVRQQGAQWRGELASLRIAPVKGDAWSLRAPAAFAINGSTYTLSEACLAAASSGALCAQANWPREGLVVRSDALPLALVQPWLPPQSGRRIYLRGDVSLDAQIRPRGNAWEGHVEVRSKEGGVRLGENRNTVGDTTRGELVRYDQFSLKLDMTPASIKGYLGMGFQGNGFVDARMQTGWEASAPLNGELYLNMSRLYWLELFSPDIVRPTGLIEGHVSLRGTRGQPSLGGDAQLSNFKGEFPALGLTFDQGKGSFVAQPDGSAKITAQANSGQGTLYVDGGLSWFGDAQPLQLKIHGENVLLSNTSELRIVANPNLDFTLAKAAMELRGTVHVPEAEIDLERLDRGTSVSEDVVVLDPADPEESRTSPLDMDLTVSLGDKVKMTGFGLKGALTGKMQVWAKPGREMTANGGLEVSGRYKAYGQDLTITRGNLTWNYNAVSDPRINIRAERRIGDVTAGIDVTGRAQQPRADVWSEPAMSQSEALAYLVLGRSLTGASSDQAQQVNAASAALSAGSDLLASQLGAKLGLDDAGVSQSRALGGSVIGVGKYISPKLYVGYGVSLVGAGSVITLKYLLRRGFDVEVESSTVENRGSINWRREK, encoded by the coding sequence GTGAGCACGCCCGCACCCACCCCGAACACGCCGCCGCCGCGCGTGCGTTTCTACCGCCGCCGCCGCTTCTGGGCGTGGTCCGGCGTGGGCGTGATCGGCCTGGTGCTGCTGGCGTTGCTGGCGGTGTACTGGCTGCTGCAGACCGTGGCCGGCCGCGATGTGCTGTTGGCACAGGTGGTGGCGCGGCTGCCGGTGGGCGCCAGCTTCACCTGGGACAAGGTGGACGGCCCGGTGGCCGGTCCGCTGACCCTGTACAACGTCGACTTCCGCTACGACGACATCCATTTCCACGCCGAGCGCGCGCACCTGGAGCCGGACCTGCGTCCGCTGCTGGGCCGCAAGCTGCTGCTGGACAAGCTGGAGCTGACCAACGCCACGCTGAACCTGGCCAAGAGTGACGAGCCGTTCAAGCTGCCGTCGTGGCCCGATTCGCTGCCGCAGATCGAAATGCCGCTGGCGATCCAGGCCGATGCCATTGCCATCGACGGCTTCCGCATCAGCCAGGCCAACGAGCCGGTGATCGACATCAGCCGTGTGCGGGGTGGCATCGAGATCGCCAACGGCGAGTTCCAGGCGCACAAACTGGTCGTGGACAGCGACATGGGCAATTTCACCGCCCAGGGCCGCTACATCCCGGCCAAGGACTACGACACCGACGTGACCGTCACCGCAGTGTTGCCGGCCCCGCGTGGCCGTACCGCAGCGACGGTGGGGCTGGTGGCACGCGGTGACCTGGCGCACATGGAAGTGGCCGTAGCCGGGCGCGCGCCGAAGCCGCTGCACGCGATGCTGGTGTTCGATGGCCGCACCGATCCGAGCTGGAGCGCCAGCATCCGCAGCGACGAACTGGATCTGGCGCTGCTGTCGCCGGCACTGGCCAGCTCGGCGATCGCACCACTCGCACTGGACTTCACCGCGGCTGGCAAGGGCGGCAACGCCAACCTGCGTGGCAAGGTGAAGCAGGGTGATCAGGAGCTGGAGCTGGCACCGTCGGTGGTGTCGCTGCAGGACCAGGTGCTGAAGGTGTCGCCCCTGCTGGTGAAAGGGCTTGGCGGTGAGGCACGGCTGGAAGGCACCGCCGACTTCAGCCAGGAAGACCAGCAGAAACTCAATTTCTCGGTGGTCGCCCATGACCTGACCTACGTGCCGGCGCCCGATCCGAACACGGCCGGCAGCGCACCGGTGCCGGTCACCCTGAAGGAAGCGCGCTTCGGCCTGGCCGGTACCTTGAAGGCGTGGGCCGCGATCGGCCGTGCCGATGTCGAACGCGAAAAGCAGAAGGCACAACTGCAGTTCGACGTACGCGGCAATGACCAGGCCGCGTCGATCCACCAGCTGCAGGCGCAGACGCCGGGTGGGCAGCTGCAGGTGGAAGGCCAGGTGGCGTGGGCACCGCAGCTGGACTGGGATGCCAAGGCCACGCTGAAGGACTTCGACCCCGGCTATTTCGTGCCGGGCTGGAACGGCCGCCTGTCCGGCAACCTGGCCTCCAAGGGCCGCCAGCTGCCGCCGCCGGCAAACGCGCCGCCGGGCACGGCCGGCACGCTGGAAGCCACGGTCGACCTGCCGTCGCTGAAGGGCATACTGCGCCAGCGCAATCTCGACGCACAGGGCAAGTTCGCGCTGCAGGGCGCGCAGGGCCAGGGCGATCTGAAGCTGTCGCTGGGCAGCAGCCGGGTGACCGCGTCGGGCAAGGTGGGTGATCGCCTCGACATCGACGCGCGTTTCGAACCGCTGCAGCTGAGCGATCTGCTGCCCGGCGCCGATGGCGGCCTGCGTGGACAGGTACAGGTGAAGGGCCCGCGCGATGCGCCGGACATCACTGCCGACCTGGTCGGCAACAACCTCCACTGGGACGGCTACGGCGCCGAGAGCGTGAGCATCAAGGGCCACCTGCCATGGCGCGGCGACAGCGGCACGCTGGCGGTGCAGGGCCAGCAGGTCAACGCCGGCATGCTGCTGGAACGCTTGAACGTGGATGCGCAGGGCAGTGTCTCCAACCTGCGCCTGGCCGCGCAGACCCGCAACGAGATGGGCGCGATCGAGCTGCAGGGCAGCGTCCGCCAGCAGGGCGCGCAGTGGCGCGGCGAACTGGCGTCGCTGCGTATCGCACCGGTGAAGGGCGATGCCTGGTCGTTGCGTGCACCGGCGGCGTTCGCGATCAACGGCAGCACCTACACCCTGTCCGAAGCCTGCCTGGCCGCTGCCAGCAGCGGCGCGCTGTGCGCACAGGCCAACTGGCCGCGTGAGGGCCTGGTGGTGCGCAGTGATGCGCTGCCGCTGGCGCTGGTGCAGCCGTGGCTGCCGCCGCAGTCCGGCCGCCGCATCTACCTGCGTGGCGATGTCAGCCTGGACGCGCAGATCCGCCCGCGCGGCAATGCCTGGGAAGGCCATGTAGAGGTGCGCTCGAAGGAAGGCGGCGTGCGCCTGGGCGAGAACCGCAACACCGTGGGGGATACCACCCGCGGCGAGCTGGTGCGTTATGACCAGTTCTCGCTCAAGCTCGACATGACCCCGGCCAGCATCAAGGGCTACCTGGGCATGGGCTTCCAGGGCAACGGCTTCGTCGATGCCAGGATGCAGACCGGCTGGGAGGCCAGTGCGCCGCTGAACGGCGAGCTCTACCTCAACATGTCGCGACTTTACTGGCTGGAGCTGTTCTCGCCGGACATCGTGCGCCCGACCGGCCTGATCGAGGGCCACGTCAGCCTGCGCGGTACGCGCGGCCAGCCATCGCTGGGCGGTGACGCCCAGCTGAGCAACTTCAAGGGCGAATTCCCCGCGCTGGGCCTGACCTTCGACCAGGGCAAGGGCAGCTTCGTGGCCCAGCCCGACGGTTCGGCAAAGATCACCGCGCAGGCCAACTCGGGCCAGGGCACGCTGTACGTGGATGGTGGCCTGTCGTGGTTTGGTGATGCACAACCGCTGCAGCTGAAGATCCACGGCGAGAACGTGCTGCTGTCCAACACCAGCGAGCTGCGCATCGTCGCCAACCCCAACCTCGACTTCACGTTGGCCAAGGCAGCGATGGAGCTGCGTGGCACCGTGCACGTGCCCGAGGCCGAGATCGACCTGGAGCGCCTGGACCGCGGCACCTCGGTGTCCGAAGACGTGGTGGTGCTCGACCCGGCCGATCCGGAAGAGTCGCGCACCTCGCCGCTGGACATGGACCTGACCGTCAGCCTCGGTGACAAGGTGAAGATGACCGGCTTCGGCCTGAAGGGCGCACTGACCGGCAAGATGCAGGTCTGGGCCAAGCCTGGCCGCGAAATGACCGCCAATGGTGGCCTGGAAGTGAGTGGTCGCTACAAGGCGTATGGGCAGGACCTGACCATCACCCGTGGCAACCTCACCTGGAACTACAACGCGGTGTCCGACCCGCGCATCAACATCCGTGCCGAGCGCCGGATCGGTGATGTCACCGCCGGCATCGACGTGACCGGGCGTGCGCAGCAGCCGCGCGCGGACGTGTGGTCCGAGCCGGCGATGTCGCAGTCCGAGGCACTGGCCTACCTGGTGCTGGGCCGCAGCCTGACCGGTGCCAGCAGCGACCAGGCCCAGCAGGTCAACGCGGCCTCGGCGGCGCTCTCGGCTGGCAGCGACCTGCTGGCGTCGCAGCTGGGCGCCAAGCTGGGCCTGGACGATGCCGGCGTGAGCCAGTCGCGCGCGCTGGGCGGCTCGGTGATCGGTGTTGGCAAGTACATCTCGCCCAAGCTGTACGTCGGCTACGGCGTGTCGCTGGTCGGTGCCGGTTCGGTGATCACGCTGAAGTACCTGCTGCGTCGCGGCTTCGACGTGGAAGTGGAGTCGAGCACGGTGGAAAACCGTGGGTCGATCAACTGGCGGCGGGAGAAATAA
- a CDS encoding autotransporter assembly complex protein TamA gives MLCRMQPKKYALPLMVLSLAATSVAHARGTIDKVDIKGLDKGDDAAIIENIQESLSLYDTIGKEQGESRLEYLLSQAERQTRQALEPFGYYNPVIKVEAPREDEHVRVLIHVDKGTPVTVRREHIDITGPAMYDQYLQDDLAAFKPRKGQRFEHTQYEASKITITRRLAERGYFDADYTQRQVQITRADNAADIDLTWDSGRRYNMGPVRFEQDYFVDKLFDPLVYWEQGSYFHEGKLDRLRESLTKLDYFSVIDIQPRPDQADANGEVPVDVKLTRAKRTIYTAGLSYGSESGPGVRGGIERRFLNNRGHKMNTQLDYAQKRKSLVTSYRIPAFNWLDGWYTFAASAYDEQTDYIDLRNFKLIASRSGEINEHWTAIASINALRERWRYASGTEFTDAVYNTSTLVYPQMVADYVNVDDEMFPRKGISGTATMRAGVEGAGSDTSFVQANAVLRWYIPVGESNRLILRGEGGTTWTSDLVAMPPSLRYFAGGDRSIRGYAYREVGPRTPAPDKYALGAKNLVIGSAEYEHYFNGGPWGAAVFVDTGSAFDNTIDLHTGVGFGVRWKSPVGPVRVDIAHGLNNPDSQFQLYLNIGADL, from the coding sequence ATGCTGTGCCGCATGCAGCCAAAGAAATACGCCCTGCCGCTGATGGTCCTGTCGCTGGCCGCCACCTCCGTGGCCCACGCGCGCGGCACCATCGACAAGGTGGACATCAAGGGATTGGACAAGGGCGACGACGCCGCGATCATCGAGAACATCCAGGAATCGCTGTCGCTGTACGACACGATCGGCAAGGAACAGGGCGAATCGCGCCTGGAGTACCTGCTGTCACAGGCCGAGCGGCAGACCCGCCAGGCACTGGAACCCTTCGGGTACTACAACCCGGTGATCAAGGTCGAGGCGCCGCGCGAGGACGAGCATGTGCGGGTGCTGATCCATGTCGACAAGGGCACCCCGGTGACCGTGCGCCGTGAGCACATCGACATCACCGGGCCGGCGATGTATGACCAGTACCTGCAGGACGACCTGGCCGCATTCAAGCCCCGCAAGGGCCAGCGCTTCGAGCACACGCAGTACGAAGCCAGCAAGATCACCATCACCCGTCGCCTGGCCGAGCGTGGCTACTTCGATGCCGACTACACCCAGCGCCAGGTGCAGATCACCCGCGCCGACAACGCGGCCGACATCGACCTGACCTGGGACAGCGGCCGCCGCTACAACATGGGGCCGGTGCGTTTCGAGCAGGATTACTTCGTCGACAAGCTGTTCGACCCGCTGGTGTACTGGGAACAGGGCAGCTACTTCCACGAGGGCAAGCTGGACCGGCTGCGCGAGTCGCTGACCAAGCTGGACTACTTCAGCGTGATCGACATCCAGCCACGGCCCGACCAGGCCGATGCCAACGGCGAAGTGCCGGTGGATGTGAAGCTGACCCGCGCCAAGCGCACCATTTATACCGCGGGTCTGAGCTACGGCAGCGAGAGTGGCCCGGGTGTGCGCGGCGGCATCGAGCGGCGGTTCCTGAACAACCGCGGCCACAAGATGAACACGCAGCTGGACTATGCGCAGAAGCGCAAGAGCCTGGTGACCAGCTACCGCATCCCCGCCTTCAACTGGCTTGACGGCTGGTACACCTTCGCCGCCAGTGCGTATGACGAGCAGACCGATTACATCGACCTGCGCAACTTCAAGCTGATCGCCAGCCGCAGCGGCGAGATCAACGAGCACTGGACCGCGATCGCCTCGATCAACGCACTGCGCGAGCGTTGGCGCTATGCCTCCGGCACTGAATTCACCGATGCCGTCTACAACACCTCGACGCTGGTGTACCCGCAGATGGTTGCCGACTACGTCAACGTCGACGACGAGATGTTCCCGCGCAAGGGCATCAGCGGTACTGCGACGATGCGTGCCGGCGTTGAAGGTGCCGGCTCGGACACCAGCTTCGTGCAGGCCAACGCCGTGCTGCGCTGGTACATCCCGGTGGGCGAAAGCAACCGCCTGATCCTGCGCGGCGAGGGTGGCACCACCTGGACCAGTGACCTGGTGGCGATGCCGCCGAGCCTGCGCTACTTCGCCGGTGGCGACCGCAGCATCCGCGGCTATGCCTACCGCGAGGTGGGCCCGCGGACCCCGGCACCGGACAAGTACGCGCTGGGCGCCAAGAACCTGGTGATCGGCTCGGCCGAGTATGAGCACTACTTCAATGGTGGCCCCTGGGGTGCGGCGGTGTTCGTCGATACCGGCAGCGCCTTCGACAACACCATTGATCTGCACACCGGCGTCGGCTTCGGCGTGCGCTGGAAATCGCCGGTGGGCCCGGTGCGCGTGGATATCGCGCATGGCCTGAACAACCCGGATTCGCAGTTCCAGCTTTACCTCAACATCGGAGCGGACCTGTGA
- a CDS encoding J domain-containing protein has translation MRRGLDVLELDEDADERAIKRAYARLLRVTRPDDDPVAFQHLHEAYQSALSWVKQRAQPLDIDQDKHALPPMQDPSLEPASRAHIDAIHAAIALDRQLEQERGPYGHDPVRIVQTTPMPPADTGLDKVVEPSQSDPHGPDALPTAHALAPQPTLAPAGDGERSPLRSVDQMVAAILIRLAAAARGSDDDTTVPALETWLQAQPELWSLHDKPLIAASLLEQLREASPPLPREVVEHVASSFGWDDIGNGLDAEDLQRIVRRYDQAWMLTDAGRQRLAWHVSRLDTSIVRPDMRPVLDRLRRPRSRWRNLLESLPWSRPDVTVLTLAALRYWPDRELPPGLSATQVAFWSRFGSRQDPLRSQVAALRAWLAGLLCGTICLVGVINSWPLASTEGGMTGGAKAALSLAIGTLLIPFGWYLICGLRMLISWQVNPVAAGSWRQVASLPVTVVVGAGLLLLFQHESFPDMSGILLARGLVFALWLVAFIGTTTQRQRLGMADHGALDRVSMIPGLIFPWLGLVIVLGYWARTQVLRRRSPQ, from the coding sequence ATGAGGCGGGGGCTGGACGTCCTCGAACTGGACGAGGATGCTGACGAGCGGGCGATCAAGCGAGCCTACGCCAGGCTGTTGCGGGTAACCCGGCCTGACGATGATCCGGTTGCGTTCCAGCACCTGCATGAGGCTTACCAGTCTGCGTTGTCATGGGTGAAACAACGCGCTCAGCCCCTCGACATCGATCAGGACAAGCACGCCTTGCCGCCGATGCAGGATCCATCGCTGGAACCGGCGTCGCGTGCACATATCGATGCGATACACGCAGCGATCGCGCTGGATCGCCAGCTGGAGCAGGAACGCGGGCCATACGGCCATGACCCTGTCCGGATCGTGCAGACCACACCGATGCCGCCAGCCGACACCGGGTTGGACAAGGTGGTAGAGCCGTCGCAGAGCGATCCGCACGGGCCTGACGCGTTACCAACGGCGCACGCCCTGGCACCGCAGCCCACGCTCGCCCCTGCTGGCGACGGCGAGCGATCGCCACTGCGTTCAGTGGATCAGATGGTCGCGGCCATCCTGATCCGACTGGCTGCAGCTGCCCGGGGCAGCGACGATGACACGACCGTGCCCGCGCTGGAAACCTGGCTGCAGGCTCAACCCGAGCTATGGTCCCTGCATGACAAGCCGCTCATCGCGGCGTCCCTGCTGGAGCAACTGCGCGAGGCGTCCCCGCCTCTGCCGCGGGAGGTGGTCGAGCACGTGGCCAGCAGCTTCGGCTGGGATGATATCGGCAACGGACTCGATGCCGAGGATCTGCAGCGGATCGTGCGTCGCTACGATCAGGCCTGGATGCTCACGGATGCGGGCCGGCAGCGCCTGGCGTGGCATGTTTCGCGGCTGGACACCTCCATCGTGCGCCCGGATATGCGCCCGGTACTGGACCGGTTGCGCCGCCCGCGCAGCCGCTGGCGCAACCTGCTGGAGTCGCTGCCGTGGTCGCGGCCCGACGTCACGGTGCTGACGTTGGCGGCACTGCGTTACTGGCCCGATCGTGAGCTGCCGCCAGGCCTGTCCGCCACGCAGGTGGCGTTCTGGAGTCGCTTCGGCAGCCGTCAGGATCCTCTGCGTTCGCAGGTGGCCGCCCTTCGGGCCTGGTTGGCCGGCCTGCTGTGCGGCACGATCTGCCTGGTCGGCGTGATCAACAGCTGGCCACTGGCCTCCACCGAGGGCGGCATGACCGGCGGTGCGAAGGCCGCGCTCAGCCTCGCGATCGGCACGCTGCTGATTCCATTCGGCTGGTACCTGATCTGCGGATTACGGATGCTGATCAGCTGGCAGGTGAACCCGGTTGCGGCTGGAAGCTGGCGGCAGGTCGCCTCGCTTCCAGTTACTGTCGTTGTCGGTGCCGGCCTTCTGCTGCTGTTCCAGCATGAGTCGTTCCCGGATATGTCTGGGATCCTGTTGGCTCGTGGACTGGTGTTCGCGCTCTGGTTGGTGGCATTCATCGGTACCACCACGCAGCGCCAGCGGCTCGGTATGGCCGACCATGGCGCCCTGGACCGCGTCAGCATGATTCCCGGCCTGATTTTTCCCTGGTTGGGGCTGGTGATCGTGCTGGGCTATTGGGCCCGCACCCAGGTGCTGCGGCGCAGATCGCCGCAATGA
- a CDS encoding molecular chaperone HscC: MIVGIDLGTTHSLIGVHSSDGPRLFPNAHGELLTPSVVSLDGDIVLVGAPARDRLISHPDQSVAHFKRWMGSNRETRLGDRVFRPEELSALVLRSLLADAEAVLGQKVEEAVISVPAYFSDAQRKATRAAGELAGIRVERLINEPTAAALSYGLQQREEEARVLVLDLGGGTFDVSILELFEGVVEVHASAGDNFLGGEDFLRVLEQALLAEQGLRAAMIAPGERAQLLRRLELFKRELSQQGSGHLQFNLEGRELDWQLDEARYAQLCDPLLQRMRAPIERAIRDARLKPEALDDIVLVGGAVRMPMISRLVTRMFGRLPLRHVNPDQAIAMGAAVAAGLKARDQSLRETVLTDVCPYTLGIQVCRRDASGQERGGYFHPIIQRNSVVPVSREDDFCPINDAQTQLVLDIYQGESPTVDRNIKLGEIRIPLKGKGPAQAKSVTARFTYDVNGLLQVEVTEHASGTRHELILEQNPGLLSPDEIQQRLAALQSLKVHPRDDQPNLAVVARLGRLYEECLDQRDTLQRWLSQFHAALESQDLARIERHREELTHAMDSLEIDA; the protein is encoded by the coding sequence ATGATTGTTGGAATCGACCTGGGCACGACGCACTCGCTCATCGGTGTGCATTCGTCGGATGGACCGCGCCTGTTCCCCAATGCCCATGGCGAGCTGTTGACCCCGTCGGTAGTCAGTCTCGACGGCGACATCGTGCTGGTGGGTGCTCCCGCTCGCGATCGCCTGATCAGCCATCCTGATCAGAGCGTGGCCCATTTCAAACGCTGGATGGGCAGCAACCGTGAAACCCGGCTGGGCGATCGCGTATTCCGTCCCGAGGAGCTTTCGGCGCTGGTGCTGCGTTCATTGCTGGCCGATGCGGAAGCCGTGCTCGGGCAGAAAGTGGAAGAAGCGGTCATCAGCGTGCCTGCGTATTTTTCCGACGCCCAGCGCAAGGCCACCCGCGCCGCCGGCGAACTGGCTGGCATCCGGGTCGAGCGCCTGATCAACGAACCCACCGCCGCCGCGCTGTCCTATGGCCTGCAGCAGCGCGAGGAGGAAGCTCGGGTGCTGGTACTGGACCTTGGCGGTGGCACCTTCGATGTCTCCATCCTGGAGCTGTTCGAAGGTGTGGTGGAAGTCCATGCCAGCGCCGGCGACAACTTCCTTGGCGGGGAAGACTTCCTGCGGGTGCTCGAGCAGGCGTTGCTGGCCGAACAGGGCCTGCGGGCGGCCATGATCGCCCCGGGCGAACGTGCACAGCTGCTGCGCCGGCTGGAACTGTTCAAGCGCGAACTGAGCCAACAGGGCAGCGGCCACCTGCAGTTCAACCTGGAAGGCCGCGAATTGGACTGGCAGCTGGATGAGGCACGCTACGCGCAGTTGTGCGACCCCCTGCTGCAGCGCATGCGTGCGCCCATCGAACGGGCCATCCGTGATGCCCGCCTGAAGCCGGAGGCGCTGGACGACATCGTGCTGGTGGGCGGTGCCGTCCGCATGCCGATGATCAGCCGGCTGGTGACCCGCATGTTCGGTCGCCTGCCATTGCGGCATGTCAACCCGGACCAGGCCATCGCCATGGGCGCGGCCGTGGCGGCCGGCCTTAAAGCGCGCGACCAGTCACTGCGCGAAACCGTGCTGACCGATGTCTGCCCCTATACGTTGGGCATACAGGTGTGCCGTCGCGATGCATCCGGCCAGGAGCGCGGCGGCTACTTCCATCCGATCATCCAGCGCAACAGCGTGGTGCCGGTCAGCCGCGAGGACGATTTCTGCCCAATCAACGATGCACAGACACAGCTGGTACTGGACATCTACCAGGGCGAAAGCCCCACCGTGGACCGCAACATCAAACTGGGTGAAATCCGCATTCCGTTGAAGGGAAAGGGCCCGGCCCAGGCAAAAAGCGTGACTGCCCGCTTCACCTACGACGTCAACGGATTGCTGCAGGTGGAGGTGACCGAACATGCCAGCGGGACCCGGCATGAGCTGATCCTGGAACAGAACCCCGGCTTGCTGTCACCGGACGAGATCCAGCAGCGGCTCGCGGCACTGCAGTCATTGAAAGTGCATCCGCGCGACGATCAACCGAACCTGGCCGTAGTGGCCCGACTGGGTCGGCTTTACGAAGAGTGCCTCGACCAGCGCGATACCCTGCAGAGATGGCTGTCGCAGTTCCATGCTGCGCTGGAGAGCCAGGACCTGGCCCGTATCGAACGCCACCGCGAGGAATTGACCCACGCCATGGATTCGCTGGAGATCGATGCATGA
- a CDS encoding S46 family peptidase, protein MSSRKALPTALALGLTLAAGAHADEGMWMPTQLPELAKPLQAAGFKGNPADLANVTAPPLSAVVRAGGGTGSFVSADGLLLTNHHVAMGVIQYNSSPEHDLITGGFIARDRADERPANPDFRVLVTVGFDKVTDQVLAQARGKTGRAYFDAVDAASKQIVAECEKDGSVRCSVANMYYGTDFYRIAQLELSDVRLVYAPPRAIGNYGDEIDNFMWPRHTGDFTLLRAYVGKDGKPAAYSKDNVPYQAPAHLQMSVEGPKEGDYAMLAGYPGITYRHRTAAEFAGQIDTVLPRRVSVFQQMIDTIEAASAKDAQARTRYASQLQSLKNNRKRAAGELEGLLRSDAKAQRAADETAMLAATDRRYQGDIKALLANLSQGAAVGERDLLLDQMAAQSQLLRSALLLERLRIESAKPDAQRESGYQQRDQAMIEGVLKQVQRRYAPEVEKALLTTLLTRYQQLPDAQRVAEFDAAFGRTPQQLAKALDTLYAGTQLGDEAQRLSRFAAAREGKALAADPLIAVAGPLVAAQLRIENESKTREGEQLRLRPAYMQALFAWRAKQGRAVYPDANRTLRISYGKVEALHPRDGVTYSPVTTVAGIVEKNTNAYPFDAPKPLLAAIAKGDFGSTADPALKTQTVNFLTNLDTTGGNSGSPVLNAKGELIGLNFDSNWESVSASWWFDPRYKRAVHVDMRYLRWLLAKVYPAPELLKEMGVPAQ, encoded by the coding sequence ATGTCATCACGCAAAGCCCTTCCCACCGCCCTGGCCCTGGGCCTGACCCTCGCCGCCGGTGCCCACGCCGATGAAGGCATGTGGATGCCGACCCAGCTGCCGGAACTGGCCAAGCCGCTGCAGGCCGCAGGTTTCAAGGGCAATCCGGCCGACCTGGCCAACGTCACTGCGCCGCCGCTGAGCGCCGTGGTGCGTGCCGGCGGCGGCACCGGTTCGTTCGTGTCCGCCGACGGCCTGCTGCTGACCAACCACCACGTGGCGATGGGCGTGATCCAGTACAACAGCTCGCCCGAGCACGACCTGATCACTGGTGGCTTCATCGCCAGGGACCGTGCCGATGAGCGCCCGGCCAACCCGGACTTCCGCGTGCTGGTCACCGTCGGCTTCGACAAGGTGACCGACCAGGTGCTGGCGCAGGCGCGTGGCAAGACCGGCCGCGCCTACTTCGATGCCGTCGATGCGGCCAGCAAGCAGATCGTGGCCGAGTGCGAGAAGGACGGCAGCGTGCGCTGCTCGGTGGCCAACATGTACTACGGCACCGACTTCTACCGGATCGCCCAGCTGGAACTGAGCGACGTGCGCCTGGTGTACGCGCCGCCGCGTGCGATCGGCAATTACGGCGACGAGATCGACAACTTCATGTGGCCGCGCCACACCGGCGACTTCACCCTGCTGCGCGCCTACGTGGGCAAGGACGGCAAGCCGGCCGCCTACAGCAAGGACAACGTGCCCTACCAGGCCCCGGCACACCTGCAGATGTCGGTGGAAGGCCCGAAGGAAGGCGACTACGCGATGCTGGCCGGTTACCCGGGCATCACCTACCGCCATCGTACCGCGGCCGAATTCGCTGGCCAGATCGATACCGTGCTGCCGCGCCGCGTGTCGGTGTTCCAGCAGATGATCGACACCATCGAGGCGGCCAGCGCCAAGGATGCACAGGCGCGCACCCGCTACGCTTCGCAGCTGCAGTCGTTGAAGAACAACCGCAAGCGCGCTGCCGGTGAGCTGGAAGGCCTGCTGCGCAGCGACGCGAAGGCCCAGCGTGCCGCCGACGAGACGGCGATGCTGGCGGCCACCGACCGCAGGTACCAGGGCGACATCAAGGCGCTGCTGGCCAACCTGTCGCAGGGTGCGGCGGTGGGCGAGCGTGACTTGCTGCTGGACCAGATGGCCGCGCAGAGCCAGCTGCTGCGTTCGGCGTTGCTGCTGGAGCGCCTGCGCATCGAATCGGCCAAGCCGGACGCGCAGCGCGAAAGCGGCTACCAGCAGCGCGACCAGGCGATGATCGAAGGCGTGCTCAAGCAGGTCCAGCGCCGTTACGCGCCGGAGGTCGAGAAGGCGCTGCTGACCACCCTGCTGACCCGCTACCAGCAGCTGCCGGACGCGCAGCGCGTGGCCGAGTTCGACGCGGCCTTTGGCCGTACCCCGCAGCAGCTGGCCAAGGCGCTGGATACCCTGTATGCGGGCACCCAGCTGGGTGACGAGGCGCAGCGCCTGTCGCGCTTCGCTGCCGCACGCGAAGGCAAGGCGCTGGCCGCCGATCCGCTGATCGCCGTGGCCGGCCCGCTGGTGGCCGCGCAGCTGCGCATCGAGAACGAGAGCAAGACCCGCGAAGGCGAGCAGCTGCGCCTGCGCCCGGCCTACATGCAGGCGCTGTTCGCCTGGCGTGCCAAGCAGGGCCGCGCCGTGTACCCGGATGCCAACCGCACCCTGCGCATCAGCTACGGCAAGGTGGAGGCGCTGCACCCGCGCGACGGCGTGACCTACTCGCCGGTGACCACCGTGGCCGGCATTGTCGAGAAGAACACCAACGCCTATCCGTTCGATGCACCCAAGCCGCTGCTGGCGGCGATTGCCAAGGGTGACTTCGGCAGCACCGCCGACCCGGCGCTGAAGACCCAGACGGTCAACTTCCTGACCAACCTGGATACCACCGGCGGCAACTCCGGCTCGCCGGTGCTCAACGCCAAGGGCGAACTGATCGGCCTGAACTTCGACAGCAACTGGGAATCGGTCAGCGCCAGCTGGTGGTTCGACCCGCGCTACAAGCGCGCTGTGCACGTGGACATGCGCTACCTGCGCTGGCTGCTGGCCAAGGTCTACCCGGCGCCCGAGCTGCTGAAGGAAATGGGCGTGCCGGCCCAATAA